The Polyodon spathula isolate WHYD16114869_AA chromosome 10, ASM1765450v1, whole genome shotgun sequence genome contains the following window.
ACATtccctttctaaaattgtaaaacctagaaaaataagtttaaaaaaataatttttcagaAACTTGACTTTTGGGCAAAAATCTTAATTTTCAGTGTCACAAAACTGCTATTTACAGAACAGTAACAGTTTTCAGAGCCtcctttttcaattttctttcctGACAGTAAATTCTTTCAAAGCACATAATGTAGAGGGAATGATCAGACAGCACTTGGCTATATAGCCATCAGTACCTGCCTAATCTAAGACTGATTAATAAAAACTATAGACAATGAGGATAAAAGAACTAACAGGATTCAGAAACTCAAAGCATGTGTCAAACTAAAGAAAATGTACTAGAAACTAAAAGGGTATTTGCAAATTACGACAATGTGTGCTCAAAAAATCTGTGAATAGTTTTGGAAGATCTGTCGAAACTCAAGAGCAACAAAGAATGGATTGAAGCTGTTGGGTATTAATGCTCAGTGATTAACAGTCCCATCCTGTACACACCTGGGCCAGTTCCAAGAAAGTGAGAACTTCTCCATCTATATCTATTCCATCTCTTTGAGCTTTCACCAGGTCGTTCACAGCATACTGTTCTGTGGGAACAAAAACAGGTAAACGTTAAAGCACTTACAATAGCAAGTACAGAACCAGCTATAGCTCCCTTCTTACACAAATACAACAACCACTAAATCAAAAGGGGCTATTGGGTATCATATAGATTttacaaaatgtcatttttacatttattttacaacagaaagaaaacattctgaaacaataagtgtttttatatatacttttttattttttttattttgtatataacaaAAGCCCAAACTAACCCCTTAGAAAACAGTATAGTGTCTTTACACACATGCAGCAAATGCATTCCTAATGCAATGACAAATGTTACTGAATTACATTTCTGACAAGGGAAGACGTATTAAATTGCCCAGGCCTAGAGTTTATTATCCCTGCTTGAGGGTATAGTCAAGGCAGGCGTAGATGTAGAGACCTGTTCTATTATGATGAAACTTTCTAAGGACCTAATTGAGTGTATAATAATCTCAGGTTATAGGGAGGCTGTCTGGAAATTACAAAGacattattttaagttttgaCTATATCTAGAAGTGTATAAAGGCCATCTGTCTAGGTGTAAGTCAACTTTATATTTTTCAATGGGCACTTTTGACAGTGGATCTCGATATACTGACAGCTTTCATTTCTAATTCAGAGCCATGGTTGGGGATGAATACCAGACAGGTTTGTGTAGATTCTGAACACGTCATCAGCTGCACTTAAACCTccttttcgaaaaaaaaaaaagcctactccTTAAAACTCCCCAGGTGCTCTGGTGTAAGTCGCTGACACGCTGCTGCTACAGACCTGTCAGAGCTACCAAACGTGGAAGGCACAATCTGTTTGCAAGTGCAATTAACTCTATTGGATCCAGATCCATGACGGGGGACAGCTGATTCATGTATAAATACTCCAGGACTGCCTGTACGCACGCCTTGCTTGTGTTGGGAAAGTAAACCTGTAATGAAAGCATTGGGATATGATTAGGATAACCATTCCATACAATgtaagaaatactgtacaacagcaCTGTTAATTTTGACCAACACAGGCAGGCAATGCACAAAAGATAGGTCTATATACTGTGGggtattttgttgtgttttcctATTAGCTGTGTTTGCACAGTAGATGGAATCTGTatttaagctgtttaaaaaataatattgtaataccATGACCAGAAAAATCAGGGTAGGTATTTATGCTGTACTTTCTTATCAAACAATCCATATCAGACTGATTTCTGAATAAAAGTTTCTCATTATCCTGTAGCTTCGTAAGTTGCTTGGGGCACCaacaataaaataagaatataTTATTTGAAAGTGCCATTcctatgcttttatttattatcctCTTCTAGCGATGCATATAAGGTATGAGTTGGGTTATAGTCTTTACAGTGTATATGTTTGATCACAGAAGTATAGTATACTTACTAAAGGGGTGGGTGAACACAAAATGACTTATGATCTTTCTAATCTTTTTTGTTTCTGGTTGTTTTTTGTCATGGGTGACTATCAGTTAAAATCTAAAATCATAAAACGCAATGTATCTGCATCTATGCAGTTCTGCATGCAGCTTATAAAGAGTGTGATGAGAATCTCATTAACAGTTTTAGAAGTGAGATGAGAGGTGTTCATGAAAACACTTTGTTAAAGGGTAAGTGCTTGTTTTCAGATCTATTTCTGGATTATTCTGAACACATGATTCTGTAGGGATACATTCATTTACAAGCAGATCGCTGAAATGAAGTGACTTTCAATTTTATTAGGATATCCTGCCCTCTTTATAACGACTGGATCATTGAAGGATGGCAAATTAAACCAACACTTCTGCTCTTCGAAAGAGAGTCCAGAAGAGCAGGTCCAAGCTTGATCAGGTTTCAAGGTGGTATAGGTTTAAGTCACTTATGTTGTGAACACAAACTACAATTTTCCTGCAGGTCACGTATGGGGATTGTATATTGTGACATTTGCATGAACAACCTACAATTATGGAAGAACAAAGAGAAAGTCACAGCTCCCTTCTGCAGGATGCAGGAAGCACAACACTTGTACTGGCTTTAACAGAATGTTACATGGAAATGAACTCTTAAGTCACAAGATCTAATCTTGCTTCCTTTTGAGATCTACCAGGCTTTTGTTATTTTAGGACTGAAAGTTAATCATGCTGGTGCACATACTTAGTAGGCACTGTAATCAACAACACAGTATGCACTGTAGTCTATGGATCACATTGTATCACATATGTCTAATATCCTAtacagtttgtttatatatatatatatatatatatatatatatatatatatatatatatatatatatatatacacacacacacacacacacacacacacacacacacacacacatatttgtttttgaaattcCAGGTGTTTGCTGTGaaacacaatataacaaatataaaagttgggtttttcatgtttgaatattctttcaaaacaaaaacaaaattttaaaattttacttcattttgaatgagctggaaaacaaaaagtatgATTTGTGCAACATTACGGCAACAAAATCTCCCGGTTAACCTGGTACCCAATCAAATGATCTAGTAAAGAAATGTGAGAAATGCTCTTCTCCAAAGCAGAACGTATTATTTAGTTTGggcatcatttttgttttgacttCCATTGTTTGCTATCTTTTAGAAagtcatttaaatttattttatatgaatgaatacaaacatggtcatttTATGATTTGTCCCAGCACTTGGCTTGTATAGTGTACAAAATTTGAATTGTCAGCGAGATCAGCAGACTGCAACAGGGACCTATAAATTATATAGTGTAACACTGCAAGGGTCTGTGAGATGCTGCAGCATTAGACTCACTAACAGAATAATGCACAGGTTCCTGCTTTTGAATGTACCTGGTCTCAAATGAATAATACACCTTGCAGCTGCAATCATTTTAATAAGGGCTAAAGATGAATAATACCATAATTGTTAAAGAAAATCTTGCAATGATCATTACACCATAAAAATCGCTGTGTAAACAAACATCAGCATGATCCTGACATTTCAGTGTGTACCTATAATTGGCCTCTGTTTAGCATTAGCTTAGTTACAATTTCGATAGCGATATCCATTTTCCATCATGTCATCCTTTAAAAGACACAAACTTGCAGCTTGCACAACACACAGAGGTCACGAGAAGGCTATATTCACAATCATTATTCTGGTATTGCACTACATTCTGCAGGTTTAAGTAGGACGCATCCATGCTAGAATAAAACTGCCCTGGTTTATATACAACATCTGGCACACAATAGCTCAACATCTGATACAGAAGCAACTCACTCAGGGTTTGAATGtgacctattattaaataatgtggTCGTTTCTTTGTAATATAAAGTCAAAAGACATTTGCTGTTCTATTGATACAGATGATGTCCTGATTAGATAATATctcattattaaaatatgtactgtgCTCTGGCAGGCTTTAACACATTCTCTGTGCTGTGAACCCAGGCACCATCTGTTTCAAGATTGCAGTAGTTTGGAACTTGTGCTTCAAAAGGCAATATGGAgatctgacagatttttttttagggTTATGCTATGTCCAAGTCTATTGAACTAGCATGTCCCCAGTCTTAAAAGCTGACTGTGCTATAGTTAAAAAACGAAGAAATCAAGGTCGAGCTCCGAGTTCTGCTGATATTTATGGgattcatccataactattaaacattcaatgcttgtatagtaatactaaaagaaggGTCTTTCCTCTTCAATTTCTTTGAAGAACAATAGAAGAGGGgaagaaagacttctagttgaaacatcaGTCAAGGAAGCTTTACATTGATGTGATATTGCCATCTAGAATGCATTTGTACCAGACAGGTTGTATCGGATACAACTTACAACACATTAAGATAATCTATACGGTTTAATgtttcttatttaactatatatcaTAAAAATATAGTATAAGGtgctgtaagatacaagctgattttttCGACCCTCTAAATTCACAGCGTCCAGAAAGAAACTAGTGGACAGCCTCTCTGACCTCTCGTGGGGTGGGTATTAgcttgcattgtaaagcacattatATCATATTCTAAATATAACCACCGGCCCAATAGAATTGATTTAGCatgaacctaaaaaaaaacaaaaaaaaacaacctacccTGCTCCAAAAAATATTACGACAGATGGATAAACCTTTGTTCTTCCTAAATTCACCCCCACaaaattgatatgtttttttctgtttttggtcAATTACAGAGCTGAGCATGGGGTCTTTACTTCAATTAAACTAGACTCTGAGTTCCAGCTGATGGTCACTAACCTCATTGTTTGAACTCTCCAGAAACGAGCCACCAAACAGAGCAGCCATCCAATCACAGCTGGAGATCAGCAAAGGCTTATGGGCGTTGATACTTCCATCATCTAACTTAAATGTCACATCTGCCAGAGAAAGATTGAAAAGTGCGGGAATGATTACCCCAGGCACGGCCATTCATTTGGAAGTGAACAAACAGCTTCAGATCTGCTTTGCAATCAGAAGCAACGCACAGGCTTTGACACATTAGCATAGAATAATAGGTGCTTTGTATATGTTCTTTTGTTTATCTCAGTAACTCTTGCTGGTAGCCAACAGTGGAATTATAATGTGCACTTTCATAATGACAAGTACACAGCTAATGAATGGTTTTCTCAAGTAACCAAACCCAGCAGGTCAGACTTTACATGTTGAAGGTGTAGAGGGCCACACATTCGATAAGGTACTTCTTTGGCCCACGAgtgtcttgaaaaaaaaacatcttattattattattattattattattattattattatttattattattattattaataataataatactaataatactactactactactactaataataataataaataataataataataataataataataataataatgagctttgACAAGATTTACTATCGAGTTCAACCATATCGTTTTCTGGTGTAAATGGGATTGCTATGAGCTCAGTGTTCTTACCTGAAAACGTCTCCTTAGCCAAACACTCTTTAATCCGGTTAGCTTTCCTGACATGAAATGCTTTGGTGATCTCCTGATTCATGAACCCTTCTTTGTTTGTGATGTTCTCCACCATCATTCTCAAGTCAAACACTTCAAGAATTTCAGCAATTTGTGCAATTTTCATCAAATCTTTCTCGTTTTCATCCAGCTGTCCTGTGTAGAGAAAGCGCAGCACAGCTCTAAAAGGTCCCACTTGAATGGAACTGTCCATCTGGACCACGGTGATTGGAAATGCAGCTTGTGTCGGGAGGCTGCTCACTGTCTCTCTGTGCATGCTAACAAAGGCCTTGCTCCAAGAGGACAGGGACAGCTTAGCTCCCCTGCCCTTTCCGCTGTTCATCATCTTTAAAGTGCCGTCACTTTTGGAGGCTCTCAGAGAGCAGGGTGACAGAGCGGCTAAAATGCCAACGTCCTCCTCGGTGTTAAGGCTTAGAGTTCTCATGAGGTGATCCCTGCTAGGCTTCTTCCTCACATGCTCCGAGTGCTGGGACTCCTCACTCAGGTCCATCAAAAACAGATCATAAAACTTGGAGGAAGAGGTAGACAGGTAAATCTTGTGAGCAAAAATATGAATGTGGTCCTGAAGAACAAATATGATGTCCGCACATAGGGGATTGTCCAACAGGTGGCTCTGGCCTCTTGTGTTGGTGGGAGGGTATTCGGGTATCTTTATGAGCGGAGGGGGAGCTTTGGGTGGCAGGAAGGGAGCCTGAAGAAGAGGCTTTTGCACTTTCTTCAAATGGGATTTCCAGAACTGTAGGTGTCTCCTCGAAATCAGCGCAGCTCTGATGGCGTTGTCGAATAGATCCTTAATGCCGAACTGGTCGAACACGCTGGTTTCGTAGTAAGGGATGCCAAGTTCTTTAGCGACTTCCCGGCCCCTATCTGGAGGTAATATGTCACCAGGTTTTATTGGTCTGTTTGGGTTATAAGAAAGTTCACTGTGTTAATAATCATAAATAAGACTAAGCTGTGAACTTCACTAGAACAAACCCAACTTAGATATACTGCAACTTAAATTATAAACTCCAAAAGTCTGATTTtcaaaagcacttttcaaaaCTAGGTGCGaggagaggaggttaaaagcacTATAACCACAAATGCTGTCAGGCCTGGCTCTGCTGTATAATGGTTACTGAGAGAAAAGAGATCTGAGTTTTAGAAAGTgtgaaacagaaaatgtttttcatagtAAACCTAAACAAGAAGTTGCTCTTTAACCTGTAAACATTTGCGGACCACAGACAGTATGCTTTACGTTTGTTTTATAGCGACCAATCTACAGTGTAGGAGACATGTGATTAACACAaatctgtgcaacagcaaagataaagaactatttaaatgggtttcatttacatttaatagCTGCCTATTACTTCTGTCTTTCTCAAAGAAAAATACTCCAATGAAACATAAGTGAGCAAATAGTATTTCGAAGGTATGCGGATTCGCACCAAAAGCAGTtataacacacaaatgcaggtttaatctattcccatttaacattacatgtggttattaaattgtacattttgctcccagcaagggaaaaaaaaaatttctcttaaattaaaacaaacaatttatttaatttggccaagTTCACCTCTGCTGGCTCAGCGCTTCCCATACAGTTACGCGTAAGCATTGATTACGTACTTCCACGTGACACTGGCTGcgtgccttggaactgttgcctaacaaCCACTGACAGACTGCGTGCGATGTGAGAAaaaatcactccagcaacaacaacacagaagctggctgTGCAAGTGCCAAGGCGGGggatctaattaatgttttttttaaatgtaatacattgataaagaaactcagagggGCCGCCGTCAAACCTCAAAATAGGCCGCCATTGGGCCGTGGGCCGCCACTTGCCAACCCCTGATAGGAGAATCATAACCTTCTGCTGTACCCTACCTTGCTAACGGCCGGCGAGCCCGATTGACAGCCTCCAAATCAGCATAACGCAGGTCCAGCTGGCATCCAACCAGAATAACAGGCGTCCGCGGGCAGAAGTGCTTGATTTCTAGGTGCCACATGGTCTTCACGTGATTCAAGGAATTAGGGTTAGCAATGGAAAAGCATAGCACCACTACATCAGACCTGCAAAAGGGTGAAGCAACAAACATTGAGTCTTAGCAATGTCCTCCGCTTACAGAGAAGTCTGTGGCGAAGGTGCACATTCCACCCATGGAAAACGTCTTTCTGAATTGAATAGCTTTGTTATGTGGAAAATGACATTGCTATGTTACATCATACCCAACATGGTGATATTCAGTATTATTTTAAAGGGATATCTACAAATTTATTAATActgaatttcttacctgtttaatatgacattatatgtgttttgtgtttttgtttctgcttagatcaccATTTACGTttttggtaatatatatatatatatatatatatatatatatatatatatatatatatatatattatatatatatacgatatatattatatatgctattAGAACACACATAACATAGATATCTGTAATGAGAACACACATAACAAGATATTAAAATGACATACCACTGGTATATCCTTCAAAACCTCTCTGAGCAAGGTTAGTACTGAACACCGATTATGCCGAGATACGTTCCCACCACACAAACACTAAAAGCAATGTATGGGCACTTGGTTGTTTTTGTAACAAAGCATAGGCTACTACCACGTCACACAAATATTATAATTCATTTGCAAtcagactaaaataaaaataatgcataaaGCACATTAGTCATGAAAGGACCAAGACTATTGAACTTAGTTCCTTTCATTTGCCATGTCTTGTATTTAGATCATTGGAAccctacaaacaaaaacaggtacagtacaatgatttttgtatccgaatgtcaaaaaatatttgtttgaatattcagatatttgtcctaGCACTAATAACTATAAATAATTGGCCTTTATTAACAAATCCTTCAAATTAGGATACATaagaatactgtatttatgtatttttcagatTAAAGAAAATCTCCAAtccattttttaatatacagctaTACCTCTTCCATGTCAAAAGTTTCATAAGATGAACGTCCTTTAACACTTGTTCAatcatttataattatttatattgtagacctttttttccttctttgagTTATGTTGGGAATTTAAAGTACTTTACTggaaacaattaaatatatattttattcttttaacACAATTGAACATATCTAGAACTTTGGATGCTTTGAAActtacagtaaattatttttgGGTTCCcctctttgtttttaatgtgtggaGCAGTATTGCTTTGGAGATGCAACATGTATTAGAAACTATGCAAACTATAGACTTTTACAGTGCaatccatgtacactaggacagttcaggcttttcaactcacagccCAATACAGACTGTAGCGCTCAGGATGCTGTAAGTGAAAGGTCAATGTGAAATAAATAGCGTGTGTCCCGACTCCTTTGTGATGAGAAATGTCAGCATTTAATGAACATGTCAAATTTCTTTAATAACAGAATGAGTGGTTGCAGTAGTTTTCTCAATCCAAGTATGATATTACCATGTATAACTAAATGCATATGCATGCTCTCTGTTGTAATTGAAGacatttgttttgtgcttttgaataataatgtGTTAATCGATTATTAGCTCCAATAAACAAATGGGAAGCTGGTTGCTGATGAAATATTCTGATGAAGCCATTGACAACTTGCTGCTGTGTGCATCAGGGGCACAGTCATGTACAGGCCGCAGATTCTGTATTTAGTGGGATGAACCCTGATCCACACTTAACTAAGTCGTTCCTTCAGGGCAGCTTATTTCCTTTAGATTTTTTGACACACATTTCTCTCGCTGCAGTCTGGGCATAGGTTCAACAGCTGGGATATTAATGTCTGTGCGTCTCAGGCAAGCTTCCAATAAACCTCTAAACCGGAGTCACATGCCAGAATCCTCTTATTGCCAGTGCAGAGATGGAACACTGCCTTTATTTTTAGcaagtattgaaaaaaaaaaaaataatctaaaaacaaTAATTCACTGAATGACAAATTAAGAAGACTGGTCCAAGGACACAGCCAAAACAGCTTCAGCTCCACGACATTTGAATTGGAGTGAAGGttctttttaaagcattactggtacacaacagaaaaataatgaattactGTATCCAATGAATAGTTCTTACAGAGTATGTATAGTACACATACAAATTATTGTTGACAGTGAATTAACCAACATTGAAAATGATAAAACAAGGGAACACTGTATAGGAGAAAGAATTAATAattgtaaacaaataaagaaataggTAATTGGCTGCCGTGGATAACTGTACAGTGTCATCTTGTACTTTCTGTACTGCGAGgtattatgttttatattattatatgttttggTATTATATTGAGTTGCTGATAGGAAGTTCTAAAAGCTCTTGTGAAATCTGGGGGCCTatctcccagcagcctttgcaAGCAACAAGCAAACTTGGTATCTCTAGagaaagaacaagaacaagaggTTCCACTCTGAGGAAAACATTTGGACAGGTCAGGTGATCCTAACCAAAGAGACAAATGCACAGTAATTGAATTAGCCTTTGTTTCGTACATGCTGAAAGTCATTAATGTGCTTGGTCTCTTTGGCTACTATCCAAGCAGGCTCAGTGCCTCAACAACAAGTCTGTGTATTATGTCGACTTTGTTCTGGTCCTTTGACATCTTGTGTAGGAATGTCATAATTCCTTTCACACGTTTGTATGGCTCTTACTAACAGTCACTTTGTCTGATCTATAGGGGCCTACatttagggttgccacctgtccccgttggggtgggggggtggatgGAAATAtcttttcaccccccccccccccccccccccaagtatatatgtatattaaaaaatggaTGAGAGATTTTCTTTAACCTGACAAGTTTTTAACCTTGGTGATTTCCCAGTCCTGACATAAAATATTACTTTaccgttaacagaatgcattatgctacattcattattttactgaactttaTAAAATACCGGAACCATCAGTttgtaacatatttaaatgcataaacaataaaaactgcaCTCATCTACATGCAATTTTAGGCTACttaaactgaacagaaatcattATGCACGTACCTTAACacattgttaatgctgtgctAATTTTTCCACAGCATAGTTATTTAGTACAGTCTTAGCTGTCACTCGCTGAAGTTGattttacaggaacaaaaaaaaaaaatctacacattCCAGTTATTGACGCTTTGtagaacaaaagtttttttttaaaaatcccaatACAATGTTATGATATTCTagttttaattgcaatttaacGAAATATGTTAAATGTTACTGTGAcggaaatacaatgattcttagttgtaaatttccctcctgacctgtgagggcgctaagcagcaagaacagagttctttggacgggctggtctgacagttcttacccagggtcgggaagtcggccagcctggaaggcggcgagactctgttgcaagaacgcattgaACCAGAAGgaaaacaacgtggcagccgcagattggagagtcggttgcactcgtttaccaagggtgataatgtgacagcataaaagggaacagagaatcgtaatctgttccttctcaTTGGTTTGTTGTGGACAGAACAGAGAAAGACTAAACCAAAGTAACCAGAAACTTAGAGTGTTGCGTTTGTTTGTAATGGTCTCGTCTTGTATGTTAGgcagctaacacagttccggagctgtcgccaagggccagcactaaattggacagcacttcaccattgtcacaaatagCAACTTGTATcgcccaccacgagcactattacatgcacccaggactggtgaccatgtttgtattattgtgggcggatactgtttattatttggggcGGTCTTTCCTTGTGTTAtataccccgtgctgtacaccttggtgtgtattgccgtggaattattgtttggtcgccagacctgaaaaactccaataaaaaaacatttccaaaccggattacaatgaTCTCCGTCtacttcttttacacactgcatcactcctgcacctgctcccactcagccactttgtcacagttacatacaaacatatgaattacatacagtatttctttttgtaccatatttttaaacaaattattgaaaatggACATTACCAATATTAATATACAAGGAAAGTTttcttaaaaaggaaaaaagaaactagTTTAATCGCTGTCTTTCAAGGTAGTAAAACACACCGGGGTACACAGTAagggtcacaaattccaagtatctgGTACTTattatatctttctaattcctgtggCTGGAGGTGAGAAGTGTGCTCAGTGGTTGCAAATTCATTCTATTTTTCTGTGGAAGATCCCGTTTTTGCATTAGCCGTCATGGTTGTTCTGACCACCAGTATGGCGGTTATGCAGCTGGGGTCAAATCACTGCAAAGCTTCTCTCGTCTGTCATggtcagtggcaatacagtaagCCCAACAGAAATAGCAACTAAtctccggtttgaatgacaagttgtagaaatcaaacaactggatacAGACTGACcactttaaaacaaactttatgaacacactgtgaacaagtaactGAACAAAACAGCATGATCAGCACTTAACACACGTAGTCtaaatatttgtaattacttAATTTCGCAAATACATTTTAGCACCTAATTGCAACTTACACAAATAGACTAACGTGCTTCCCGCTACTGCTGTCACGTAAACATCTCAGATCTCACGATGCTGGGGAATGGTCACATGTGATCTGTACAGACCACAGTACAGCAGGAATTCAAGCAAAAAGAAAGGTGTGcccagtttttaaaaatagatatgtctgtcagtgctgtataGACTATGCTTAGCAGTATCTGAAAAACTGTGAGcgcatttttgt
Protein-coding sequences here:
- the LOC121322059 gene encoding rho-related BTB domain-containing protein 1-like; the protein is MDNNMDYERPNVETIKCVVVGDNAVGKTRLICARACNTTLTQYQLLATHVPTVWAIDQYRVCQEVLERSRDVVDEVSVSLRLWDTFGDHHKDRRFAYGRSDVVVLCFSIANPNSLNHVKTMWHLEIKHFCPRTPVILVGCQLDLRYADLEAVNRARRPLARPIKPGDILPPDRGREVAKELGIPYYETSVFDQFGIKDLFDNAIRAALISRRHLQFWKSHLKKVQKPLLQAPFLPPKAPPPLIKIPEYPPTNTRGQSHLLDNPLCADIIFVLQDHIHIFAHKIYLSTSSSKFYDLFLMDLSEESQHSEHVRKKPSRDHLMRTLSLNTEEDVGILAALSPCSLRASKSDGTLKMMNSGKGRGAKLSLSSWSKAFVSMHRETVSSLPTQAAFPITVVQMDSSIQVGPFRAVLRFLYTGQLDENEKDLMKIAQIAEILEVFDLRMMVENITNKEGFMNQEITKAFHVRKANRIKECLAKETFSDVTFKLDDGSINAHKPLLISSCDWMAALFGGSFLESSNNEVYFPNTSKACVQAVLEYLYMNQLSPVMDLDPIELIALANRLCLPRLVALTEQYAVNDLVKAQRDGIDIDGEVLTFLELAQFHNANQLGAWCLHHICTHYNCVCAKYRKEIKSKSTENQEYFEKHRWPPVWYLKEEDHYQRVKKEREKEDVMLNKHHSRRKWCFWSTSSAVA